The genomic segment GGATTTTGTTGGCGAAGCCGATGCCACGCCCCTCTTGCCGCATGTAAACCAGAACGCCCTCGCCCTCTTCCGCGATCCGTTTCAAGGCGTCGTGCAGTTGCGGGCCGCAGTCGCAGCGCAGCGAACCGAACACATCGCCCGTCAGACATTCACTGTGGACGCGGACGAGAACGTTCTCCTTGCCGCGCACGTTTCCCATCACCAGCGCGGCGTGATGCTGGCCGTCCACGAGGGAACGATAAAGATGCAGTTTGAATTCGCCGTAGGCGGTCGGCAGCGCAACCTCCTGCTCTTTCGCAACCAGTTTCTCGCGCAGACGGCGATATTCGATGAAATCGCGAATCGTGCAGATCTTCAACCCGAACTCTTCCTTGAATTTCATCAGGTCGGGCAGGCGCGCCATGGTGCCGTCTTCGTTTAGAATCTCGCAAAGGACCGCGACGGGAAACAGTCCCGCCATTTTCACGAGGTCGACTGACGCCTCGGTGTGGCCGGCACGACGCAGCACGCCGCCTTCCCGGGCCTGGAGCGGAAAGATGTGACCCGGAGACACGAGATCCCCTGGAGCAGCGTTCGGATCAGCCAGTACGCGGATGCTACGGGCGCGATCCGGGGCGCTGATACCCGTGGTGATGCCGTCCCGCGCATCGACGCTGACCATAAAGTCGGTTTTGAAGCTCTCGCGATTCTCGGCAACCATCCGACCAATGCCGAGCGCCTTGAGGCGTGATTCGGTAGACGGGACGCAGATCAAGCCGCGCCCATGTTTCGTCATGAAATTGACGGTTTCCGGCGTGACTTTTTCCGCAGCCATGATGAGGTCGCCTTCATTCTCGCGGTCCTCGTCGTCCGTGACGATGATCATGCGCCCGAGGCGGATATCTTCTAGGCATTCCTCAATCGAATTGAAGCGGAACGCCTGTTTATGGGATGGCTCATTCATGACAAC from the Verrucomicrobiia bacterium genome contains:
- a CDS encoding bifunctional 3,4-dihydroxy-2-butanone-4-phosphate synthase/GTP cyclohydrolase II yields the protein MNEPSHKQAFRFNSIEECLEDIRLGRMIIVTDDEDRENEGDLIMAAEKVTPETVNFMTKHGRGLICVPSTESRLKALGIGRMVAENRESFKTDFMVSVDARDGITTGISAPDRARSIRVLADPNAAPGDLVSPGHIFPLQAREGGVLRRAGHTEASVDLVKMAGLFPVAVLCEILNEDGTMARLPDLMKFKEEFGLKICTIRDFIEYRRLREKLVAKEQEVALPTAYGEFKLHLYRSLVDGQHHAALVMGNVRGKENVLVRVHSECLTGDVFGSLRCDCGPQLHDALKRIAEEGEGVLVYMRQEGRGIGFANKIHAYALQEKGLDTVEANEKLGFKPDLREYGLGAQILVDLGLHSIRLLTNNPKKVVGLEGFNLEIVEQVPIRSEPNTHNTKYLETKKTKMGHAL